In Chloroflexota bacterium, the genomic stretch AATTCGTTGACAGAATTCTCTCCCAAATTGGCAGTGTTGACAGATCATGTCATTCCGAGCGGAGCGAGGAATCTAGGGCCCATGCAACGTGTCGCCCAATAGGCTCAACATCTTAGATTCCTCTCTTCGCTGCGCTCCGTTCGGAATGACATGTATTCAGGCAAGAGCAGAGTTTTACTCCCATGAGTCTTCTATCAAATCTGTCAACGAGTTAACTGACTCTTACAATTCCCGCGAAAGCGGGAATCTATCCGATCTTCTCCGGTCGCACATGCCGTCGAGTGCGGGTCTCCCAGCTTGCGACTCTCGGCTTCTCCTCCGGCTTAGATGACCTACGCAATGAGAGTGCTTTTAACCCGGCACTACATCGAGCTCAGTGAGAATTGTCGGGCCGCCCTCAAGCGTGCGGTGCACCGGGCAGCGCTCGGAGATTTGCAGGAGCCGCTTGGCCTGGGCTTCGTCAATTGCGCCGGAGACGACGATGTAGCGCCGGATGAGGTCGATTTTGGAACTGCCTTCTTGCTCGCACTCCGCGCAGTCGCGGGCGTGTACGCGTTCGTGGCTGAGTTCCACCCGCACTGAACCCAAGTCCCACGCTTTCCTGTCGGCATACAGCCGCAGCGTCATGGCCGTTCAGGTGCCGAGCGCGGCCAGCAGGAGTTCATAGGGATTGGGACCGAGATTCTCGCCCTCCGGCGGCGGCTCGTCCGCGACGAGTGCGTGTGAGTCGGTGACCACGACGTGCTGGAGCCGTTCGTGGCTCTTTACCGTGACTGTCTGCATCTAATTGCCTCCATTCAGCATAGAAGGATCCTCAACGAAACATCTAGATACCTTGCCTGAAAAGGTATGCATCTTGCTCACCAAGCAGCGGGGGACAAGCCCCCGCGCTACTATCTGCATCGGAATCCCTCCGGGTCTCCGAGAAGTGCCCCGCGGCGTATGGTTGCTAGAGTCTGGTATGGAGTCTCGTTGGCTTACATTGCAGCCATGAGTTTTGTGCCAAACTCCGTGGGGTCGCTGCGTTCGATTACAAGGTCCGTCGCGTCGTGAAAGCGCATGAAGTCGCGCATGGCGCGGGCGACGGAGGCCGCCAGCCGGTCGCTCGGCTTCACGCCGGATTCAAGGTGAAGCGCCTTCAGCCGGAGCAGGCCGGTCTTTCGTTCCAGCTTTGGATCAAAGCGGCCGACCAGGCGTCTCTTGTTCAAGATTGGCAGACAGAAGTATCCCCACTTCCGCTCGGGCGCAGGCACATAGCACTCCAACTTCTGATGGAAATTCCACATGGCGCGGTCACGGCCTCTGGCCCAGAAGAGACTATCGAAGGGATTGAGAAACGTCGTCCGGCGGACGCGAAGGGAGCCATCTGCCGCGGCATCCAGCAGCGGCAGGTTTTCGCGATGCACGAGGAGATCGTGCGTTCCACCATCTGCGAGCTGGGCCTGAACAGTGGCGAACGTGCCATCTTCCATCAGCCCTCTCACCAGGGGCCGAGCCTCGCTGGCCTTGAGCTTGAAGTAGTTACCGACTTGCTCCGGCGTGCAGACCCCAAATGCCCGCATGGAAATCTCCAGCAAGTGCTTTAGCGCCTTTTCCTCCGTTGGCTCTTCTCTATTGACCCAGGACGGCAGCACACGATCACGAATGTCGTAAATACGCTGGAAGTTTACGCGGTTGGCGATTGCGAGTTCGCCAATGTTGTAGAGATGTTCCAGTGAGACCTTTGCATCGTCCCAGTTCCACCATGTTCCCGGTGCGCGCTTCTCGGTGCGAAAGTCTGCCGCGCGGGAGCCCCCGCTTTCCCGCACCGCTGCGTAGACATCTTTCACAAATTGCTGTTTCTCAGCATTGGCCAGCCAATTCCGGTACGACTTGTTATCGCCCTCCCGGTAGCTGCGCATGCGCGGCAGCAAATACGGGTAGAGGGTCAAGGGGATGATGCAGGCGGCGTGCGCCCAGTACTCGAACAGTCTCCGATTGTTGGTGGGCGATGCATTGCCGTCGTCAAAGAGGAGTCTATCCAGAAGCGAGGTGTCGTAGCTGCCCAGCCTGCTCCAAAGTGTGACGTAGTGCGCGCGGTTGACGACCTGGAGCGTATCGATCTGCACCCAGCCCACGCGCTCAATCGCCGCGTAGACATCCTCGATGCCGGGTCGTGAGATCGCGCCCAGCGACCTCCCCAGACCTTGGGCATGCAATGCCAACGTCAGAACGGCATACAGTGGATAGGGCGACCGCGCGCTCATGGGCGTGGGGTTGATTCTGCCTGTGGGCGTGCTGTGACACTTGCCGGCAAACCGTTTGTGGAGGTAACAGACTCGCGCCTATAGAGCGAAAGCACGCCGGACTCGTGCGCAAGCGCGGGCGCCTGCCAGCGGCTGCGGCGCTCCGAAAGGATCTGCTCAACTTCCTCCGGCGACCGCCGCTCACCTTTTACGCCCACAATTGCCAACGAGCGCGCGGGCACGTCAATTTCGATAAGGTCGTCCTTTTCCACGAGAGCAAGCGGGCCGCCCAGAGCGGCTTCCGGCATCACATGGCCGATGGCCGGGCCTTTGGCGGCGCCGGAATAGCGGCCGTCGGTGATGATGGCGGTGCTTGCTTCCAGATCGGGACGCGCTGAGATGACGGTAGTACAGAAGTACATTTCCGGCATGCCGGAGGCACGCAACCCCTCGTACCGGATGACCATCACGTCGCCGGGTTTGATCTCGTCGTTTGTGACGCCTTCAATCGCATCCTCTTCGCGGTCGTAGGGCACGGCACGTCCCGTCATCTGGTGCGTGCGCGGGTCGGCGGCGACGTGCTTCATCACCGCTCCCTCCGGCGCCAGGTTGCCGGTAAGCACGGCAATCGTGCCGCCCGATTTGTAGGGCTTCTCAATCGGATAGAGCACTTCTTCCCTGCGGACGCCGTGGTTGTCCAGATATCCTGCGATCTCCTCGAACCAGCCGGACTCTGCCAGGTCGTCCAGATTCTCGCCGATGGACTTACCGGTCACCGTAAGGCAGTCGAGGTGCAGGAATTCCTTGACCTCATTCATCAGGGCCGGCACGCCGCCGCAGTACCAGATGTACTCCACCGGATGGGTGCCGTAGGTCTTCACGTCGGTCAGCACCGGCACTTTTCTGCCAATCTCGTCAAACTGCTGCGGACGGATCTCGATGCCGACCTCCGCGGCGATGGCAGGCAGGTGGATGAGAAGGTTGGTTGAGCCTCCGACGGCGGCGTGGAGCACAAGCGCGTTATGGAACGCCTCCGGCGTCAGAATGTCGCGGGGCCGGATATTTTTTTCCAGCAATGTCATCACCTGCTCGCCGGCGTCGCGGGCCATGCGGGTGAGCTCGCGGAGCGCGGCCGGTATGAGCGCGCTGCCCGGCAATGCGAGGCCCAGCGCCTCGGCGATCACTTGATTGCTGCTGGCAGTGCCCATGAACTGGCACGCGCCGGGCGTGGGACAGGCGTGCTTCTGCTTGGCGATCAGCTCTTCCTCGGTGATCTGCCCTTTGTCGCGCATGATGCCGAGCGGGTACATGAGCTCCGACGACATGTTGCAAGGGCCGTTCGTCTGGGTGCCGCCGGGAATGTGGATGGCCGGGAGGTTCACGCGCGCCATGGCCATCAGGTGGCCGGGCACAGCCTTGTCGGCAGTGGAAATGCACACCATGGCGTCATGGGGATGCGCCAGGGCGTGGATCTCCGTCATGTAGCTGATAATGTCCCGCGAGGGCAGGCTATAGCTCATGCCGGCATGGGCTTGCGCCACGCCGTCGCAGATGTCGGTGCAGTAAAACTCGGCGGGCTTGCCGCCGCGCGTGTAGACGCCGAACTTGGCCTGTTCAACCAGGTCGCCGAGATGCACGCTGGACGGGTGGGAACAGCCGGTCACACTCTCCACCAGCACCTGCGGCTTGCCCAAATCGTCAACTGTCCAGTCCATGCCCATGCGCAGGGCATCGCCTTGGCGGTTGAGGTCTCGTAGCTTTTGGCTTCGCAGCGCCATTCCCCAAACCTCCCTCGATCTCACGTCGTGTTGTCCGCTGCCGTATTGCTCTCTATTGTACAGAAAGGAGGCAAGGTGCACCTTGATCATGAGTTGACAGTGGGCGGGATTGAGATGCAGGCTAAGGTGTACGGCACAGAGACGAGCGGCCTAGCAGGCAAGTCTGCTGGCGGCTGTTCGTTTCACTTCCTTCTTTATCAGCGCTTTACCGCGCGGACAGCTTGTTGACGCTTTGCTTCCCTTGCACAACGAAGTGACAACACTCGTCTAGAGCACTGCCAAGCAACAGGCAGTTCCCCCCGATGAAAGTACGGCACTATGACGGCAGAGGACCTGGTGCGCGCGGCGATCGCGAAAAAGGGCAGGATAACATTTGCGGAGTATATGGAGACCGCGCTCTATGCGCCGGGAGTGGGTTACTACACTGCATCCCCAGGTCACCGTGATGCGAGCGAAGAGCCCGCTGACAGACATTCACACTCCGGTGGGAGTCCTGTGTCTGAGCTTCACGCCGGCCCGCCGCATGACTACTACACGTCCCCGCAGCTTCACGCGGTCTTTGGCGCATATCTTGCCCGTCACGTGGCGCGGGTCTGGCAAGAACTTGGCGAACCCCAGCACTTTGACGTGGTGGAGATGGGAGCGGGACGGGGTATCCTGGCGTGGGACATTCTCAATGGGTTGCGCAATGAGATGCCGCGGTGTTGGGAGAGTACACGCTACCAGTTGGTTGACCGTGGTCCCGGTCCAAACGTCGCACAGCGGGAGGCGCTCGCCGCGGTTGCCGCGCAACCCATTGACATAAGCCATGCCCCTTCGGCGCCAGTATACGGCATCGTGCTATCCAACGAGTTTCTGGACGCCTTGCCGGTACATCGGGTACGAGTTAAGGGCGGTGCGTTGCAGGAACTTTACGTGACAGTGCGCGAAGGTCGGCTCTACGAAGTGCATGACGCTCCGTCCTGCCCGGAACTTGGAGCTTACGTGGAGCGACTGGGTCGGCCGCCGGAAGGTTGGCAGGGCGAGATTTGCCTGGCGGCTTTGGCGCGGTGGCAAACCCTTGCACAGGTCTTGAATCAGGGCACGGTGCTCACTATAGACTATGGCGCTACGTGGCAGGAGCTGTGCAGCGCACGCTGGGTCGATGGCACACTCGCCTGCTACCACCGCCATCGTGTCGGCAAGAACCCCTATGACCGCATCGGCTCCCAGGACATCACCGCCCACGTAAACTTTTCCGCGCTTGTGGAGTATGGTGAGGCATTCGGCCTGGGTACGGTCAGTTTGCAGTCTCAAGCGGAGTACCTCATGGGACTTGGCATTGGCGAGGAGTTGGCCGCGCTGGCGGTCCGGCCTGCCACGGCAGAGACGCAGCGCGCCAAGCGCGCCATCACCGACCTGATCTGGCCCGATGGTTTGGGTGGTTTTCGGGTATTGGTGCAGGAGAAGATTGCGGAACACTAGCCAAAACTTGCTTTTGGATTGAGTCCTTCGTCAGAATCAAGGAGTTCGGACAAAACCTCCAATGACCTTCTGACGTACTTTGTCCGTGTGGCGGCAGGCCAGCCTGCCAGGTGCGTAACTACCATCAGCCCTGATAAACACATGAGGATGACCCATACATGGGAAAACTTGCATTGACCGGTGGAACGCCAATCGTTGACGTGCCGCTCGCTATAGCCTGGCCGGTACACGATGAGCGCGACGAGCGAGCGCTGATGGAAGTCTTGCAGAGCGGGGCATGGACGCGCTCCAAGTCGCAGGGCGCGGAATCGTGGGTGTGGCGATTTGAAGACGCCTTTGCCGCGTTTCAAGACGCGCGGCACGGCGTAGCGGTCGCTACGGGGTCGATAGGTATGGAACTGGCCCTGAAGGCAGTAGGCGTCGAGCCCGGCGATGAGGTCATCATCCCGGCCGCCACGTGGATAACTGTGCCCACGGCGGTAATTGCTGTGGGCGGGGTGCCTGTTTTCGTGGACATTGAACCCGGCACGTACAACATCGATGCCGGCAAGTGCGACGCCGCCGTTACGCCCAAGACACGGGCGGTCATGTGTGTCCACAATGGGGGCATGCCGGCCGATTTGGACGCGTTGCGCTCACTGGCAGACAAACATGGCATTACGCTCGTTGGCGACTGTGCCCATGCCCACGGCAGCCAGTGGCGAGGCCGCGGCGTGGGCGCGATCGAGGACGCTGGGGCTTTCAGCTTTCAGGGTAGTAAGGTGTTGCCTTTAGGTGAAGGCGGCATGGTGCTAACCGACCGGGACGATCTCCGCGCGCGGCTGTACGGTTTTCACCACGTGAACGGCATTGTGGGACGCCCGAAACCGGCGCAATCGTTGCCAGCCACCAATTTGCGCATGTCGGAATGGATCGGAGCGCTGGGGCTTGTCAGCCTGGAGCGTCTGCCAAAGCAGATTGCGACCCGAGAAGAAAACGTCCGCTATCTGATACGGGGATTGGCTGAGGTCCCTGGTGTGGATAGTTTGGTGTGGGACCCTCGAGTGACGCGGTGGAGCTTCTATATCTGGCATTGGCGTTTCTTGGGCGCGGAATTCGAGGATATTCAACGCGACACCTTTCTGGCCGCGCTGAAGGCTGAAGGTGTTCCAACGAGCACGGGCCAGACTGCGCCGCTTTACAAGAACCCGGCGCTTACCGAAATGAACTGCGGACGAACCAACTTCCCATTCAATGCGCAGGTGTATGGGCGAAAGATGGACTATGCCGGCGTCACGTGTCCGGAAACGGAGCGCATTGCTGAAACTGAAGCGCTCGCTTTCTCGCACACGCTCTTCTTGGGTTCGCGGCAACGGATGGATGAAATCCTTGACGCCGTGCGCAAGATTCGGGAGAATGTCGCTGAACTGCACGCCTGGGAGCGTGCCCACGGCAGCAGTTCCCCCGCGTGACAGCGCGTAGGGTCTTGTTGTAGAGTGTACGACTTGGGTGGAGAGGCAGGATGGGCGGCGGTCGGTTCCCCGGTCCTCGTGTGGAAAGTTCCTTTTCTCTTGCCGTAGCGCATAGTGTAATATAGGCGTGCTCGTAGCAAATCATATAGGTGAAAACATTGGCAAAACGGAAACTCATCGTCGTTGAGTCGCCGACTAAGGCGCGCACAATCAAGAAGTTCCTCGGCCGCAACTATGCGGTCGAGTCGTCAATGGGACACGTCCGGGACCTTCCCAAGAGCAAACTTGGCGTAGAAGTCGACAACGACTTTGCGCCCTCCTACGTGGTGCCCCGTGACAAGAGCGCTACGGTCAAGAAGCTTACGGAGCAGGCAAAGAAAGCAAGTGAAATCTTGCTCGCCACCGACCCGGACCGGGAAGGGGAGGCGATAGCGTGGCACCTGCTCGAAGCGCTCAAGCGCAAGACGAAGAACCAGGACCTAAGCGCCAAGCGCGTGGTTTTCCACGAGATAACCAAGAGTGCCGTGCAGCACGCTCTGGAGGAACCGCGCGAAATCAATGCGGACCTTGTGGACGCACAGCAAGCGCGGCGGGTGCTGGATCGATTGGTCGGTTACAAGATGAGCCCGTTTCTCTGGCGCAAAGTCCAACGGGGTTTATCGGCGGGGAGGGTGCAATCGGTTGCGCTCCGCCTCATCGTGGACCGCGAGCGGGAGATCGAGGCGTTCGATCCCCAAGAGTACTGGTCGATTCACGCCACGCTCGCGAAGAGACCCGGCAAGCCCGCGCTGACTTCGTCAAAGACGCAGGATGAGTTCGACGCCGAGCTCGTGCAAGTACACGGCAAGAAGCCCGACATTAGCGATGCGGATACGGCACAGGGCATCCTCGCGGAATTGGACAGCGCTGATTGGACCGTGCAGAAGATATCTGTACGAGAGCGGCGGCGGCGGCCGAGCGCTCCGTACACGACGAGCACCTTGCAGCAAGATGCCTCCGGCCGCTTGGGCTATGGCGCCGCGCGCACTATGCGTCTCGCCCAGCAATTGTATGAGGGCATTGAGATTGGCGGGGGAGGCCAAGTGGGCCTCATCACCTACATGCGTACGGACTCCGTGCAGGTGAGCGGCGAAGCGATTGCACAGGTGCGGCAGTTCATCGATCAGACATACGGCGCGGATGAAGTACCCGAAGAACCAAATCGCTATACATCGCGGGTTAAGAATGCCCAGGAAGCCCACGAAGCAATCCGCCCCACCAGCGCGATGCGGACGCCGGACCAAATGCGAGAGTTTCTGGACGCCAACCAGCTCAAGCTCTATACGCTCATCTGGCAGCGGTTCGTTGCCAGCCAGATGCGCCCGGCCTTGTTGCAGACTACATCGGTAGACATCGTGCCGCAGCGGGATGGCTCAAGCCTGGCGTATCGCTTCCGCGCGTCCGCTACCAAAGTGAAGTTTCCCGGTTTCTATCGGATCTACCGAGCGGACGAGGAGGCAGATGACGAGAAGAAGTCGCTGCCCCCATTGGGAGAAGGCGAGGAAGTAGACCTGCGCAAGGTTTGGCCGGATCAGCACTTCACCCAGCCGCCCGCACGCTTTACCGAGGCAAGCCTCATCCGGGCACTGGAAGAGGAGGGCATCGGCCGGCCGAGCACGTACGCGCCTATCCTATCGGTAATTCAGGAGCGCACCTACGTTGAGCGAGAACGACGCAGCCTTAAGCCCACAGAACTGGGAATGGTGGTGCGAGACATTTTGGTCAAGCACTTCCCCGACATCATCAAACCTGAGTTTACGGCGGGGATGGAAGAAGACCTGGATGCCATATCCCGTGGAGAGAAGCAGTGGACACCGGTCCTCAAGGAATTCTACGGTGGCTTCGATGCCGCGTTAGAGAAGGCCGACCAGGAGGCGGAGCGCGTCAGACCCCCCGTGGAAGAAACCGGCGAGAGTTGTGAAGAGTGCGGCAAGCCTCTTCTCCTTCGCAATGGGCGGTTCGGCAAGTTCATTGGGTGCAGCGGCTTTCCGCAGTGCAAGAACACGAAACCCTACATGGATACCATTGGCGTGGATTGCCCGAAGTGCGGTGAAGGGGACGTGGTGCGCAAACTCAACAAGCGGCGGAGCGTCTTCTATAGCTGCTCCCGGTATCCAGACTGCGACTTTGCAAGTTCGCGTCCTCCTACCCCTCAAACCGGTGCTGTAGAGGACAAGGCCGTCAAGGAACCAGCGGAAGTTGCCGGTGGCTAGCCCCCTGATCCACAGGGCGTTGAGGTTCGCCAGGGGATCCCGCGCTAGAGGGCTGGGTCTCCAACCGGTGTGCTCTGGCAGATGCCCCGCAGAGTAGGCGAAATTGCCGATCTCGACTGGGTCCTATGCCGCAGTGGAGGAAACCCCTGCCCCCTTCGTTCGAGCTAGCCGAGGACTGCTCCACTTGGAGTCAGTCACCAAGTCCTAGGAAACCGGGATGGAGATTGTCATCTCCGTGAATTCACCGGGTTCGGACGTGGGCGCAATGGAGCCGCCGTGCTGTCGCACGATGTCATTCGAGAGACTGAGGCCTAGGCCGGTGCCCTTGTCGGCCGGCTTTGTCGTGAAGAACGGGTTGAACACCTTTTCCATGACGTCCGCCGGAATACCGGTGCCGTTGTCTCGAATGCGGATTTCGACTGCGTCTGCTACTTTCTTTGTCCGAATCCAAAGAGTCGGCGTGTAAGATTCACCTTGGGCTTCGCGCAGTCGTCGCTTTTCGTCCGTTGCATAACACGCGTTTCCGACCATATTCAGGAAAACGCGCCCCAGGTTTTCTGAGATTACGGGCACTCGACCTGCATCTTGGTCGAGCTCTTCTTCGATGTCTAAGCGGAAATCCGGCTCCAGGGCGCAAGCACTGTGGAAGGCAAGCATTGTATGTTCTTTGAGCAAGTCATTAATGTCCACGAGCTGCATCGCGCCGCCGCCGCGGCCGAGCATCAGCATGTCGCGCACAATGCGGTTCGCGCGATCGCCATGGGAACGAATGCGTTCCAAGTTTTCGGCTAAGCTCTGACAAATGTCATCGATGAGCTGCCGGTTAGCTTGATCCAGCTCTGCGGCGTTATGATCGAGCGTCACTTTTAGCTCGGCAAGCAGTTCATCCGACGCTTCTGAAAAGTTCTTCATGAAATTAAGCGGATTCCTGATCTCGTGCGCGACTCCGGCAGTTAGCTCGCCAAGCTCAGCGAGCTTTTCGCGAAGGATTATTTGCTCCTGCGTCTGCTGAAGCTCAGTCAAGACGCGCTCCAGTTCCTGGTTCTTGCGTTCCAGGTCTTCCGAGAGCTCTTTTACAAGATCCAGTTGCATGGCTTTGATGGAACGTTGCCTGAGCTCCTCGAGGGCCCGCGCCGATTCAGCGAGTTCGTCGTTGCCTTCTATCTCAACTTTGTACTCCAGGTCGCCTGCTCCCATGCGGCGAATCCAGACCTCCAAAGCTACGGTGCGCACGCCGGCAGTGACAAACGTGAACATGATAAATGCCAAGACGAGCGCGATTACGATGCCTACGGCCAGCGCCTGCAGTAACCCCGTGGATAGCTGCTGCAAAGTCTCGATTGGCACGGCAATCGCGGGAGCGGCGGCCCCTTCCGTACGGGCGAGCGCGGCAGGATCAGCTTGCAGCAACTCCCGGATACTCGTAAAGGCAAAATAGATGGCAATGCTGCCCCAAACGGCCAGCAGAATTAACAGGAATACAAGCAGAATCAGCTGATTGAATCTACGGCGCAAACTGAAGACGGGTAGAGTGAATTCTTCCTTGTTATTCACAGGACGCGCTTACCTCGTTACGCATGTCGAGTAGAGGTCTGCCGTTTATGAGTATAATCTCCCCGGCGTGCACTTCCAATTGAGGCTGACAAAACCGCCTGCGATTGACGTGAGGGGAAACAAGCAATCCTCTGCGAAAGTCCACGGCGAGCGGGTTTACAGAGGAAGCAGAGGCAGGTGCAGGATCCTGGGGGAGTTGGAAACTAGCTCAAGGCAGAGTCACCTCGAGTACCGGCGGCAGTTCAGGAATATCCCTTGATCCAGAACCGTTCGTGCTGAGGCGGCTTCGACAAGGACTTGTCGAAGTACGAACGGTTCTTGCCGGCATCGCTAACACCTTCTAAGATCGGCACGTCCCGGCGCACACCGCTTTCGCATTCAGTCGAAAAGAACCGAGTGGTTGGACAACTTTGCGGTGATGGATAGGCGCGCCGGTAGAAGGGCAAAAACTCCGGTAGATGGGTAGGAACTTCCGTAGAAGACTATGAACTCCCGTAGATGGAAAGGAGCTCCGGTAGCACAGGTTACAAACCTGTGCCCTGCCTCTCGGTTTGGTGTGCTCGACCCGTGCTACGACAAGATGGCGCAGGGTCTGCCCCGTGCGTGATACGGGGTTGCAAACGAGTCCTGAGCACTGCGGCAGGCCTGTGCTGAGCACTTCGACAGGCTCAGCACAGACCCTGTCGAAGCGACTAAGCTACACAGCAATTCAGTCGTGTCGGACCACTTGCGACAGAAATTGGAAAAAGCCAAAGCCTGTCGAGCGGTGCGGCCCACTGGAAGCTGAGCTCTTTGGTGTTGGGTGAGGTCCGGCCCGGGGACACGTCCGGTCAATCCTTGGCCGTTGGACGCAGCCGGCCGGTCGCATTGCCCAGTACGTTCACTCCCAGCTAAGGTCGATCTCGTGAGCGGTCTCGATGAAGCGCCGCACCAGATCTACCGTGGCGGCTACGTCTTGTTTGTTCACCATCTCATTGACCGTGTGGACGTAGCGGGTGGGCGTAGAGATCGTGATCGCGGGCACACCGTCCCGCGTCCGCTGAATGGCGCCGCCGTCGGTCCCGCCGCGCGGCAGAATCTCCATCTGGTGGGGGATATCCTCTTCACTGCAGATCTTGCGGCAGTGTTCCACCAAGCGCGGATCGCAAATCAGCGACGAGTCCATGATTTTGATGGCGGTGCCGTCGCCGAGTTTCGATACGCGGTCCGTTTCGGTGCTTCCGGGAATGTCTACTGCCAACGTCGAGTCGAGCGCTAGTCCGATATCGGGTTCCACGCCAAAGGCCGCGACCGTCGCACCGCGTAATCCGACCTCTTCTTGCGAAGATGCGACGGCGTATACCTCAGCCGCATGCTCGCCCAAACCGCGGATTGCCTCGATCATGACGTAAACGCTGACTCTGTCGTCCATCGCAGGGGACACCATTACGTCGCCAAGATCGTTGCACGTGCGGTCGAATGTGATGGGCGTGCCGAGAGGGACAAGTTCTTTCGCTCGCTCGCCCGATAGGCCAACGTCAACGAACAGGTCGTCGAGCTGCAACGCCTTGCCCCGTTCGGATTCGTCCAGGAGATGCGTTGGCTTGGTCGCGGGCATAAGCACGCCGGGCAAGTCTTCCTTGCCGTGCACGCGTACCCGTTGGGCTACCAGGGTACGGGGGTCAAAGCCGCCTACGGGCTGCAGCCGAATGAAGCCGTTGTCGTCTACATGCCGCGCCATGAACCCGATCTGGTCCATATGTGCGGCGATCATGACTTTGGGGCCGCCCTGTCCCTGGCGATAGGCGATCAAATTGCCCAAGGCGTCAACTTTGACTGTGGTCGCCAGTGGCTCCAGTTCAGCGCGGATGACACTGCGAATTGGCTCTTCTCGGCTGGGAATGCCCGGGGTCTCGCATAGCCGCTGCAAAAGCTCCATCGTGTTGCGCTCCTTGCAATAAAGTCTTGGGATGAGTCAGTTGACAGTCGATTTCATTCTGTAGTGTAACCGTGTTCTCGGACAACTGCCAGGCATCCTAGGCTGTCGTCAGCAGCACCGTCATGCGAAATCCGCTCCGCGCGAACAATTTCACCATGAACCGAATGCAGTTTGGGTGTAAGTTTTGCAGCCGCGCGAGCGATTGCCCAGTGTGGGTGTGAGAGTAAAGGAGAGTCAATACCGCAGGCAACAGCGCGGTTCGCGGAGCGTGAGACCTATTCGGTATGATAGTGAGGTAAATCTTCGCACGAGACGAGTGACATCATCATCGACCCCGCAAATGCCTCCCCGGTTGAACCGAACGACGTAGCAGAAGGCACAGCTTCCACTTTCTGGCGGCGGTTGTTGAGTCCACGGACTCTCTTCTCCTTCTTCATTGCCGTGGCGCTCTTGTTCGCGCTATGGCGAGTGGTTGGCCTGGATTGGCGTGGGGTCTGGTCGGAAATACGGCAAGTAGACGTGCGGCTTTATGTGGTCGCGCTGCTGGTGTATTACACCACGCTCGTGCCCCGGGCGCTGCGTTGGCGGCGCATGCTGCACAATCTGGGCCATCGGTTTCCACTGCGCTTGCTGGGTGAAGTGATCTTCCTCTCCTGGTTCATCAACCACCTCATTCCCGCCAAGATGGGGGACTTGTATCGCGGGCTAGTCTTGCGCCGCAGGGAGAAGATCTCCTTTTCTCTCGCCACCGGCAGTGTGATTGCGGAGCGTGTCGTTGACATTCTTGCGCTTCTTGTAATCGCAATTGGCACCGCACTCGTCTTTGTGCGTGGCGAATTGCTCACCGAGATGCGGGGAGTGCTGCTGGCTGCAAGCATCTTGATTGTGAT encodes the following:
- a CDS encoding OsmC family protein, with amino-acid sequence MTLRLYADRKAWDLGSVRVELSHERVHARDCAECEQEGSSKIDLIRRYIVVSGAIDEAQAKRLLQISERCPVHRTLEGGPTILTELDVVPG
- a CDS encoding winged helix DNA-binding domain-containing protein: MSARSPYPLYAVLTLALHAQGLGRSLGAISRPGIEDVYAAIERVGWVQIDTLQVVNRAHYVTLWSRLGSYDTSLLDRLLFDDGNASPTNNRRLFEYWAHAACIIPLTLYPYLLPRMRSYREGDNKSYRNWLANAEKQQFVKDVYAAVRESGGSRAADFRTEKRAPGTWWNWDDAKVSLEHLYNIGELAIANRVNFQRIYDIRDRVLPSWVNREEPTEEKALKHLLEISMRAFGVCTPEQVGNYFKLKASEARPLVRGLMEDGTFATVQAQLADGGTHDLLVHRENLPLLDAAADGSLRVRRTTFLNPFDSLFWARGRDRAMWNFHQKLECYVPAPERKWGYFCLPILNKRRLVGRFDPKLERKTGLLRLKALHLESGVKPSDRLAASVARAMRDFMRFHDATDLVIERSDPTEFGTKLMAAM
- a CDS encoding dihydroxy-acid dehydratase codes for the protein MALRSQKLRDLNRQGDALRMGMDWTVDDLGKPQVLVESVTGCSHPSSVHLGDLVEQAKFGVYTRGGKPAEFYCTDICDGVAQAHAGMSYSLPSRDIISYMTEIHALAHPHDAMVCISTADKAVPGHLMAMARVNLPAIHIPGGTQTNGPCNMSSELMYPLGIMRDKGQITEEELIAKQKHACPTPGACQFMGTASSNQVIAEALGLALPGSALIPAALRELTRMARDAGEQVMTLLEKNIRPRDILTPEAFHNALVLHAAVGGSTNLLIHLPAIAAEVGIEIRPQQFDEIGRKVPVLTDVKTYGTHPVEYIWYCGGVPALMNEVKEFLHLDCLTVTGKSIGENLDDLAESGWFEEIAGYLDNHGVRREEVLYPIEKPYKSGGTIAVLTGNLAPEGAVMKHVAADPRTHQMTGRAVPYDREEDAIEGVTNDEIKPGDVMVIRYEGLRASGMPEMYFCTTVISARPDLEASTAIITDGRYSGAAKGPAIGHVMPEAALGGPLALVEKDDLIEIDVPARSLAIVGVKGERRSPEEVEQILSERRSRWQAPALAHESGVLSLYRRESVTSTNGLPASVTARPQAESTPRP
- a CDS encoding SAM-dependent methyltransferase, producing the protein MTAEDLVRAAIAKKGRITFAEYMETALYAPGVGYYTASPGHRDASEEPADRHSHSGGSPVSELHAGPPHDYYTSPQLHAVFGAYLARHVARVWQELGEPQHFDVVEMGAGRGILAWDILNGLRNEMPRCWESTRYQLVDRGPGPNVAQREALAAVAAQPIDISHAPSAPVYGIVLSNEFLDALPVHRVRVKGGALQELYVTVREGRLYEVHDAPSCPELGAYVERLGRPPEGWQGEICLAALARWQTLAQVLNQGTVLTIDYGATWQELCSARWVDGTLACYHRHRVGKNPYDRIGSQDITAHVNFSALVEYGEAFGLGTVSLQSQAEYLMGLGIGEELAALAVRPATAETQRAKRAITDLIWPDGLGGFRVLVQEKIAEH
- a CDS encoding DegT/DnrJ/EryC1/StrS family aminotransferase, encoding MGKLALTGGTPIVDVPLAIAWPVHDERDERALMEVLQSGAWTRSKSQGAESWVWRFEDAFAAFQDARHGVAVATGSIGMELALKAVGVEPGDEVIIPAATWITVPTAVIAVGGVPVFVDIEPGTYNIDAGKCDAAVTPKTRAVMCVHNGGMPADLDALRSLADKHGITLVGDCAHAHGSQWRGRGVGAIEDAGAFSFQGSKVLPLGEGGMVLTDRDDLRARLYGFHHVNGIVGRPKPAQSLPATNLRMSEWIGALGLVSLERLPKQIATREENVRYLIRGLAEVPGVDSLVWDPRVTRWSFYIWHWRFLGAEFEDIQRDTFLAALKAEGVPTSTGQTAPLYKNPALTEMNCGRTNFPFNAQVYGRKMDYAGVTCPETERIAETEALAFSHTLFLGSRQRMDEILDAVRKIRENVAELHAWERAHGSSSPA